The genomic DNA AGTCTTCAAGAACTTCCAGACGCCACCTTCTGCAAAGATGCTCTACTGCAGTCAATCTATCAAGTTTGTGTTGCGGTTGTCAAGGCATTTTTGCGGGGGGTCGGCGGGAAATTTTTGAAAAAATCTTCTGGCGAAGGTAGAGGTTTGCCCTCACCCCCTGCCCTTCTCCCGACGCTGCGGGAGGGGAGTGTGACCTCACCCCCTTCCCCTCTCCTGCGAGGAGAGGGGCGTTGATACTCGCCCTTCCCTTGCAGGGAAGGGGGCTGGGGGTTGGGTTACACCACGCTGCGATGGAGGGATGTTACGAAACGTCGCGTAGCCGCGGGCTTTAGCCTGAGCAAAACTGGGGACGCTGGTTCCCCGCAACTCAGCATCCGCGTCATGTCTTTGCAGATGAACCATGTGGAGGTACAATGGTACTGAATTTCCATCCCAAACGAACGTCCAATCATGCGACTGTTAGAGATTGACTTGTTGAACTTCCGCAACTACGAAAGCCTGCATCTGTTGCCGGATGCGGGATTGAACCTTATCACCGGTGCAAACGCTCAGGGCAAAACCAATCTGCTGGAAGCCATCTACCTGCTGGCAACGGGCAGACCGCTGCGTGCAAGCAGAGAGGAAGAACTCATCCGCTGGGGCACGGAGGAGGCGACAGTTCGCGCGCGCATCCACCGGCAGCAGTCGCTGGACGTGGAGGTAGAGGCACACCTCTCGCGCAACCATCCCCGGGTGATGATGGTGGATGGTCAGGCGCACCGCGCCGCTATTGCGCTGGGGCAGTTTAACGTGGTCATCTTCAGCGCGATGGACCTCGAGGTGGTACGCGGGCAGCCGGCAGACCGGCGCCGCTATCTGGACGTGGAAATCAGTATGCTCAGTCCTGCGTATGCACGGGCACTTGCAGGTTACCGCCGCGCCTTAGAGCAGCGCAACCGCCTTCTGAAAAGCATCCGTGAGAGCGGCGGCGCATGGACCCCGTCGATGATAGACCTGCTGGACGCATGGGACGAGCAGCTGGTGCGCTACGGCAGCAGTGTGATGATAGCACGTGAACGTTTCATCAGTGCATTAAGTCCGCTGGCGCAGGCGGCTCATGCAGAGCTTTCCGAAGGACGGGAATCGCTGGACATCCGCTACGCCCCGGCTGTAGAGGGGGCGCAGGGAGAGCGGGAGCAGGTAGCGCACTGTTTTCGGGAGCAGCTGTGCAAAATGCGCGAGGAGGAGCTGCGGCGCGGTACCACCCTGGTCGGCCCACAGCGTGACGACCTGCTATTGTTTGTGGACGGCAAAGAGGCGCGCACTTACGCCTCACAGGGACAGCA from Bacillota bacterium includes the following:
- the recF gene encoding DNA replication/repair protein RecF, with the protein product MRLLEIDLLNFRNYESLHLLPDAGLNLITGANAQGKTNLLEAIYLLATGRPLRASREEELIRWGTEEATVRARIHRQQSLDVEVEAHLSRNHPRVMMVDGQAHRAAIALGQFNVVIFSAMDLEVVRGQPADRRRYLDVEISMLSPAYARALAGYRRALEQRNRLLKSIRESGGAWTPSMIDLLDAWDEQLVRYGSSVMIARERFISALSPLAQAAHAELSEGRESLDIRYAPAVEGAQGEREQVAHCFREQLCKMREEELRRGTTLVGPQRDDLLLFVDGKEARTYASQGQQRTVMLSLKRAEFELTLQERQEPPIVLLDDVMSDLDDLRRTQLLRMALRGAQAFITATSAETFPQEILAAARMYRVESGRIEVLDKGNAT